ACGATGAGCCCCAAGCTAATATGTGCCCACGGGGCTGGTTTTAATCTCTAtcaaggtcctttccagcctggGCTCTACTATGATTCTCTCACTTTGAAAACAGGAATGATGAGGCAGAGTTTGACCTTAAAGCTTTTAGTTCTGAAGAATGTACATTTTCAGGTCCTTCAAAATGGAACCTTGTTCCACAGAATGCTCTGGATTTCCTCTTGAGAATACCATGAGAAACATGGCAGGGAATGGCAAGACTGGAACAAAAACCCCTGGAAGttctgtgggaagaaaagctAGGCAGCAGCATAGTAAATTGTCTAAAAGAGTAGGTCAGATCTCCAGTAAAGGAAATAGAATTGAGGAAACAGTAAACAAAGAGCAGATGACTGGTTCTGCAAGCCAACAGGCTCACTGGGCAGGACTTCCTGATCTTTTGGTGCCCAGGAAGGGACTCTTGAGCCTGATGCAAATCTGGATTACAAGACAGATTTCTGATTCAACCAGAAGTGCAGATACTTCAGAAAGCTCCAAACAGAACAAGCGTAAGAGGACACCTTGCGTGTATGGAACCGGCTGTTACAggtgaagcaaaaataaacccagctTAAGCTAGCTTGTTATTAAGAAGTACTGTATTAGCTACCAAAAACAGTAAAGTCGTTACAAGCTTTGatttgaaagaaatcttttgGTAAATGGGGACTGATGAGAAACCAATGGCATagcaagaattttaaaagtataaaaggAGGAGCCAGGATGTCTTGCTAACTTTCAATATAACCTAAACAAGGGATGATGTACTTCAGCAGATTAAACGATGCAGAGTTCTaggaaataagaaacaaaggtccactttaaaaaggaaagaaataaaccccCCTGTGTGTACAGTACATGTACCggcagggagaagagatgtAAATGATTGAAATGCCCAACATAGACCCTGTAGGcttattttatttgcagctgAAACTTTTATGAAAGATGAAGTTATTGTATGCTTTGTGATCTGactatttaaaatgcttattatttGTTATCCCTAAACAATGGAGAATTACTTCTGTTGTAACTTGGCCAAtctgcaccattttttttttttttatttttattttttttaagcattcagTCCCCTCTTAAAACCAGAACAAGTCACACTTATAAACTCCCTGTGAACCCTTATCTGGTCAGTGTCTTTGGCGATACTTCAATTGAgggatgatttttatttttttttctgctactcaTATCCTCTCAATTCACAATCTGTCATACAAATGTTTTGTGCGATACAAATGTTCCAGCAAGATCCCAAAAACCCCAGTGCTGAGTGCCTGGTCTCCTGCTAGTTCTTTCTGCCCAGAAAAGATCTGTAATGCCATGTGTTAATATATTGAAGAGAAGATAGGCGTCTAGAGGTGTTCCTGAGGGTAGCAAGTGACCAGTGACCTGAGAACTGCCTTTAGGAGAAGATTTTGAGCACTACATAAATCTATGTACATTGTAAGCACAAAAGATAAGGCTAATCCAGGAAACAGGAGGtcctgtgatttttgttttttttttaaatattatcaCTGTTactacttttgtattttttacctCTTCCCCCAAGGGGCTTGAGTGACAGTAAAAGCTTAGGTTGTTcagcaaacaagcaagcacAAGTAAATGGGTTCTTGTGTATGTTTGGTGTGCCTGTTGCTGCAGATAACTGCGTAAAGCTGTTGTGTTCATGAGCACATCAGACTTCCAGTTTTCATGTAGCATTCCTTCGCATATCTCAGTTTTTGCCCTTCATGATTATGAGGAGGACATGGTTCATTAGGCAGCCAAGCTGATCCAGTAGTACAAATGCAGCCTTTAGTTTGCTCCAgctacttttcattttgctcagaCAAGTTTTCCCCTCTGTGGGGGTGAAGCTGATTCAGTGCTCTGACACGCTGAAGGATTCCTAATGTTTTGGAAGGCAAGTTTTAGTTACAGGTAACATGCAATAGGAGTCTGCATGTGCACGTTTCTTCTTGGGTCTTTATTCTAAAACATTTGGCAGCAGTACTTTTGGGAAGTGTTGCtttgtaagaagaaaagaatgctCTGAAATAGCACATAACGAAATCTTATTTTGTTGGAGAAATTTGTAAATAGGAAGTATCAAAACCATCAGCTTTGATCTTCAGGAAATGTGATGAGACTAAACCTGCTTGTTTGCAAAGAAAGGTGCTTTATCGTCTGTCCTGTATGTGCTTTTAATGCAAGACCACCAAGTAGTCATTCTGCATCAATGAGATAGCTATGTTGCAGTAAAGCAAGCCATTGCAGTTACCCATATTCTTGACAGAAGTGTATATAAGTGTGATGTGAATGGACGCTTTGAAGGAACGCACTGATAGCGTATTCAGTTTTTGATTGTGTAGTGTTCTCCTTgagcaaaacctgttttttagAGTTGCTAAGGAAGAGGAGCTGCTTTGAGTGCTCTTTTGAGTACGATGAGTAGCTGGTTTTTGTCTCCTTCCATTAACCTTATGAAAGGTGTCTTCTAGCACAATGTGCTGTAGGAGTCAACGTCTTAAATGAGGACTGCTTTGGTAACCATAACATTTCCTTACAGTGTTCTTTCTAGGTGAGGTTTcatataaaatgtcatttttccaaTAACTGAATGCCCTTCAGTTTTCTAATCCGTATTTTATAAACTCCTAGTAAGAGATACTTGTCTTCTGCATATGACAGGCACCTTTGGTGGGTGCGTGGTTGAACagcacaaatggaaaagatgaaaTGTTAGTTTAGTTGATTTTATTAGATGTCTCTAACACATAGCTGAAATGTTTAGGAAATAACTTTGTAACCCATAGCTCAGTTTCTTCATTTATGAatttgaaaacactgctttttgaAAGAGTCAAGCTTGATTCACACTTCTCTCTGCAGAGATTCTTCTTCTTATCCTCTGTCAGTGTGAGATTCTCTTCCTGTGGCAGTCTGAAGCTTTTTCCAAATCGAAAGAAACTGCTGTTACCACTAGGAGGCAAGTGCTCTGTCTGTGTTATATCTGACTATATTTGTTGTCAAGGAACTTACTCTTTGAATACTGTCTTGTGTTCATTTTCTTGTCTGCTGCTCGCTTTTCAGAAGTTAGAAGAATagggatttaaaaacaaaaacaaattcaaaCCCAACCCCCATTTCGAGTTGCATAGTAGGGGTGTGGTACAGCTGAACTCTCATCTCTGAAACTGTAATTTCACAATTTTTGTCCACAATTCTGTCCTTTGGCTAGCCTGTGGTACAGTTCTGTGCTGACTGGGTGTGTGTGAATCTTTCCTGTAACTGTCAAAGCAGGGCATGCTCAACCAGCCTTTGGATTTGTATGTGCATTCTTCTAAATACTGTGCTCTTTGTttatgaaaagaagtatttttcatttcaccttcAGCTTGTAAATCTGGCAGCTACAGACTTGCATCTGTCTTTTTATGAGACCTGTTTTCTAGTAAGACTTAGAGTTTAGAACTTATAAACATCTTACACGCACTTGTGGCGTTAACTTCAGGCTTGAATACTATGGCTTTATAACTAGTGCTGGTGAGTCATTACGTTTTCCTTACCAGTTTCTTTAGTAGGCTGAGAAAATAAGCCCTTGAGATGACAGGGGTCTCCTGCATGTGATTAAGAAGAGCCAGGGATTCTGACCTTACCActtaaatttgttttagaaaaagcttttaagatgCTTTTGGGAGCTGCATAGATGAAAACTGTCTTGAGTATTTCACTGAGCgatgctcagctgctgctggagatgacTGCATTGATTCTGAAGAACTTTGTAAGTGTTActtgcataatttttatttgcataattttctgCCACAAATTCAGAGCTTCTGTGTATGAGAAGGCAACTCTCCTAAaactttattcttaaaataggCTTTTAATTGGTTATTTTTTGTGCGAGTAAAGcttaatgattttgttttgatcaAATTAATAACGTATTCCTGTGCAGCAAGGTTTTGTTGTAAAACTAACTTTGGAGTGCAGCTTCCAGCGTGAAAGGTGCTGTGCTCTTACAACTCAGATCTCTTgtattcaaaaaaacccaaacaaaccctcaaacaaaccaaactcttaataaaaggaagaagattTTTGCAAGAAGGGATAATGTGTACTTAATATTAGCTGTGCATTTCTctgcttctatttattttgctggatATCGTTGCACAACATCTAGAAATGGAGTAAGTATAAATTATCCACATAAAGGTAAGAGAAACTATGATGTTGTTACTAGTCCTGAGCATCTGAAATAGGACATGTTTAAGGTGCTTCACAGGTGATGAATAATTTGAGGAGCATCATCCACTGGCCCAAAGAATCCTGAGGCCCAGTGATAGGGTGCGTACCTCAAGacccttccctttttcttgcttcctcctatacaattttttttttcttttttctctcctgcaatAAAGGCTCTTTGGTATTGGCCAAATAGCTTTTGAAGTAAATTCATGAAAGGAACTGGCTATCACCTAAAACAGAATAGGTTAGCTAACTGGCAGCTCTTAGGCCTTCTTTCCTTCATGACTATGATGCTGCATGTATCTTATTGTAGGAATAAGTATTAAAATGATTTCACAGAGcatcagctgcttctgtgtCCCTTTGAGAAGATGAATTGTGTTTCAAATGACTGAACTCAAATTCTGGCTAATATTGCTAGTACGTTAGCTCTgtgcatttagaaaacaaagcaagtagCCTCTAAAATGACTTGGTTtcatcccatttatttttaaatggcaaaagaaGTAGGCAGCCAGCCTGAATGTGGCGTTAGAAGTGATGTTTTCTGAGAACTTGTAGAATAAAAGACTGGTAAATGCAGCCTTGCAATGATATCTAGTGAAACAGTATTTACTTACCCTACAGTCTGcagaaatcaacagaaaagaCCAGAACCAGAACAAGGCGTCTGTCACCTGTGTAAATAGGACTAAGGGACACTGGATCTCTGATAAGTAGCTCCTGGAAGAGTTTATCTGTAGCTTGCTTGCTGAGTTTCCCGAGTGAAAGATACCAAGCAGATGGAGATGTAAAAGTATTAATACTAAATATCTAATCTGTTTTCGGTGCCTGAAAGGAGGCCTGAATGGTTAGTGGGGCTCACGGTGCTTAAGTAATCATTTTGCAAAAGCTATAACAAACGCTTTTTCTCTTACAGTGTTggttgaaatgctgaaaataatactGACTGTTCCCTAGAAAGTTCATAAGAGCCCGTTGTGGTCAGTGAGGAAGCTGCTGTGTATGTCGCTTAGCTGCATACGTGCTTCTGGCTTGGTGTTTCTAAATGCAGCTGTAACAAGTGCAAATGACAGCAGTAATCCCTCTGCAGTTTAAAGTTAGCATTGCTCTTGCTTGAGGCAAGCAGTTCACTTTTACAGTTTGCACAAAGATGTTGATTATGTACACTGGGAATTAGTGGTaaatcactgaagtattttgtgtATAACTTTTGGAAaatcatttattaaaacatctcgcttttcttgctttcaaataTGCTTGAAAAAAAGTGTCTCTAAAAGAAATCAGAGGGAAAAAGTAGATTTGCTTTTAGTACAGTATGTTCACTATGACATAAttttttgtagtgtcttttgaTCTGCCCCATGAATTTCTCCTGAAgtcataatgtatttttctgtgttctttttaacATCACTTCTTCACAAAGTGATGTTGTTTATAGCTGCCTTGTCTTGTACAGTGCTCTCATCACTAACATCGGTGTGGCTCAGCTACACACAGAGTTATGTCTTAGGGTACAACTTCATGTCATCGTTGTGATTtggtatttcaaataaaatgccaCGGTAGCCAAGGCAAACCTGAGAGCATAATCAATGTAATGTCCAGGAGACTGCTCCATTGTTTTGCCAGTTGATGGAGTCAATAGATAGCACACAGACACCAATACAGAAGATACCCTTGATGCactgtttgtttcaaattaatgcagaaaataaggCAATATGCACATACAGAAGGATTAGCCTACGATACCCTGATTCAAACAATAAAACAGATAAGCAAGGCAATGCACCTAATCGTTACTATTCACAGCTAGCTGTAGTGGTTCAGAAAGATACATCACCCGTTGCCCTAACAGGTTGCCATCCTCCAGCTCCGCAGTCGCTGGGGAGCCCCTGTTGCACGAGGATCTGGAGAGCCTGTCCCGGCAGCTGGGAAGTCCTGCGCAGGGCATCTCCTGGTAGGTGAGGTCTGCAATGTCGCTGCAAGAGGGTTCAGCTTTTACACTATTAACAAACAAGCTCACGTAATTCCAAACGCGGAAACATCTGGTTTCACTCTCCTGTCAGATGCCACCAAAGCCTGGCCAGGGGTTGGGAGGAACCGAGGGAGTTCCCTTTATCGACTGGATTTTAACCACCGGTTTCCAGACAAGGCCAAACAGCTGGATTCATGGCTTTGGCCGCCCGCCTCTAAGCAAGGAAGGATGCGCTGTCTCTTCTGTCATGATTGTAGTTTATCCAAGGTGCATCTTTTGCTAATGGCCATACATGGTTCACTAATGACCGTGCATATTTCGCTAATGATTGGAtactaaatacatatatttaaggTTGGGTTGGCGGGTTCTTCTGGAGGTCAGCTTTGGCTCAGGGCCTGCTGCTCAGGCCCCAGCACTTCATCCCTCTGGAATAATACGCTGGCATTTGAAGTGTTCAAGTGAGTAGTAACTTGCATACGGAACAGAAGTAATGATTGAGCCATACTGCCTGAAGCTCACAGGTGATCACCCGAGAGCGTGGGAAGGCTTCAGGACTGCAGTTGCTCGGCTGCCATGGGTTGGCCCTCGCAGCTTGAGCTCAGACTTTGCGAGAGGTTTGTGTAGCACTTGGTAACTCCAGAGGGAGTCATGACGGAGCAAGCCACAGAGCGAGATTCACGCTATGGGACTACATCAGTAGATTGTGTATGTGTTGGAGGCCTGAAACGTAAAGCTGATGATGGCAAATAGGAAAATTCATGTTTTAACCTCTTGCGGCCTctgctgaaacaaaacttttcttcaaTTATCCTGAAAGCAGGTCTTACGTTCTGCATCAAGTTAAACGttaaaagcttctctttctgtaaCCGCTGAAAATGTCACTGATTCAGTAACACCTTTCTTACCTCCACTTCTCCTGTTTAAATGGAATAGTCAGTTCTTGATCTATATTTGTCTTTTGCAGGAAGAATCCCATTCACTTTCAGCAGTTTAGTCACCCTAATGACGATGACAATCATGAAACAGAGATCGTAACTCAGGATAACAATGATAACCAGCCTGAATGTCCGTATGGAACGGCTTGTTATAGGTAAGAAGCACTGtacaaaatggcttttcttgttttacaggTTAAGAATGTTCTCCCCTGGAGTTGCAAATTGACAGTAGGATAGTGATGTTAAATCTTGACTGTGGCTTTCCAAATTTACTGGCGCCAGACTGCTACCTTTATGCCACCAAGGTCTGTGCAAAGTATTTGTGATTTCAGCTGGTGAACATGAAGCCTTGACTTTTGGAACCTGTTCAGTGGCCTAGAGATCaaaactttctcatttttcaacCTGTAGTAAACTGTTCTTGTATAGAAACAATAATTTATTGTTACATGTTCTTCTTGATATGTAACTTTTAGTTCAGattttgacaaaatatttgttaagaTTTTGTACAAAACCTCTATTTTAGTCAGTATTTGATTTGTTAGAAAGCATAATTTAGGTACCAGCAAGAAAATCCAGTTTATGGCtgactgctgtttcttttagcagctgttgattttcttcaaaagatcCTTTTGTTCCATTTGTTTCTCAATATCTAGGTTTTACACTTGTATTTAGCAGAGTGTAAGGACTGCTTTGTAATTGATGCAATGGACAAAAGGATATATTTTG
This genomic interval from Falco cherrug isolate bFalChe1 chromosome 13, bFalChe1.pri, whole genome shotgun sequence contains the following:
- the LOC129737280 gene encoding LOW QUALITY PROTEIN: aprataxin and PNK-like factor (The sequence of the model RefSeq protein was modified relative to this genomic sequence to represent the inferred CDS: inserted 3 bases in 2 codons; substituted 1 base at 1 genomic stop codon); translated protein: MEPCSTECSGFPLENTMRNMAGNGKTGTKTPGSSVGRKARQQHSKLSKRVGQISSKGNRIEETVNKEQMTGSASQQAHXGRTSXSFGAQEGTLEPDANLDYKTXISDSTRSADTSESSKQNKRKRTPCVYGTGCYRKNPIHFQQFSHPNDDDNHETEIVTQDNNDNQPECPYGTACYRKNPQHKLEYKHSAPPVPERRTRQKLQKMVCSDVMNGPISMGCN